ACCTTTAAAGCCTTCCTTGCTAACAATAAGACGTACAGCATCAGGGGGAGAAGCAAATTGCCCAGTCTGCATTCGTTGCTTAACAACCTGCAGTTTAATAAGAATTAATGAATTCAGAAAGACTTAAATGCctttcttctctctaggtgtcTCTGTCTTGATAGGAGTATAGGACACCTTAAATAGTGCTCTTTTACAAATAACATCAAACATCTAAGCACATGTATTACCTCTGTTGGAACTCGAATAAGAGAAGCAGCAAAACCTCCAATGGCACCTGCAGTCTACGCGAAGTTTAACACTCTCTTGAAAGTAATGTAAATTAATGCTGTAGAATGGTTAAATGCCGAAGtctaaattgttaaaattttctgTATCATTATGGGACATGTAAcaggtgatgatgatgaagatgaaaacTAAAGTTTTACTTGAATGCAACCATATAGCATTACCCCAACAATATACATGTGAAAATACATTAGGATGTATCAAGTGATTACGGAGAGTTTATTTAGATGAATCCCGTTGTATGAGGTTCAATATGGTTGCAATTTGCAAAACTTGCTTCCAAGATATCATTAGCAAGAGTTTTGAAGAAATGAATCATGTATTCATGTTCTATGAGGTTCAAATTGGTTGCTCAACTTGCTTCAAATATCATTACCAGAGCACCAAATACAAAGGTCAGCTTTAATTTTTTAGAGTCTTCCTATGACCAATATAATATCTAACAAGTTTTAAATGTTTTACTCATTGTAACATCTCATGATGCACTGAATTTATCTTTCTTcagttactaatttatttccattataaTTTTCGttcctttttacttttttgttataataattgTAAGAAGTATCAATTTACTCATAGTGTAAGGTGGaaacaaaacatttttcaaaaaaatggaAATTGGATGTGATATAACTAAGAAGGGGTGAAACTCTCACCAGATGAGCCACTGCACTAAATTTTTCAGGAATAGCCTTCAACAACTTTTTCTTTGTGGGCTCATAGACACCAACAAAAACAGCAGATGCACTgtaacaaggaaaaaaaaatatcaggAAAACATGCTTAAATGATTGTGGGTATTATTGCAACTAATACTGTATGTAATAGAAATATGAGAAACACTTTGCAGTTCTTCCCAAGAATACTTGCAACCTCAGTCATTAGCTTACCTACAGTAGGAATTTAAGTTAGTAGTGGCCTAAAGTATAAACATATCTACCTTTTGGCATCAATCTCAGTGATGTTTCTATTAGATTCTACATCATAATTTCAGTTGAATCAATATTCCCAAAACAAGATTGAGGAACAGGGAAAAGGTGGTGCTTCTCTAGCCATCCACTTTGCATTATTGTAAAATCTAAAGACTCCAAACCCTTCAAGATCTCAAAAAGGTTTTAGGAACAAAACATATGCACGAAAAAAGTCAGAGATGTTGCCTAATTTGAGATTTTGGTTTAATTGTATGATGCTCACAAAACTTAAGCTGTTCTATAGTAAGAGTTCAGAAACTCTTTTCAAGCAAATGGATAATATTAACTGTCTTTCTAGAAATTTGTAACATAAAAGTGAACaatcaagaatataacataTGCACCAAAGCATACAAGAGCATGGGGACAGAGGCTATTTTGGCAAAGGATAAAGCATAGTATAAGCTCCTGAAAACATTCAGAGCACTAGTCTGACAATGCTTACGGTAAAACTCCAGCAAGATTTCCAGCAAGCCCAGAATAGAGCCCTTTAAGTGCTATTCTTCCCCCACCCTGAGCTGCCTGCTTCAGAATGGGTTGATTAGTTTACATGAACATGCAAGTTTGGAACAGTAATTTCAAGTGGATTTCCCAGAGAACAAGCATTGACGAAAACAATCTGACTATTTCATAGATATGGCCATTAATAATCCCTTATAGAAGACAACTtttatcttcatcttctcctttAATTTCCTTAAGAGTTGGATCCATCCATGCCCCATCACAACCTCAAAAAAAGAGATCAACAAAGCAGAAACTTCATAGGGTGACCCAAAGACaggaaaaaaacaacaacaaatagggaGAGTAAATGTGAATTGACAATTTGACACCACAATATTTTTCCTGTTTCCTCATAATCTGcagaaatataaattaaatactgCCAAGGCTTTAGAAAAGCAAACACTAGTTATTTTACATGACTAGTGATTCAGAATTCTCCAAATGGAATATTCACAAACTTCACATTGAAAGTTGCACCTGAAAGTGACAAGGTTTTTGCATgacattttaatattattgtaccaatgtgttgttttcctatactctacattttTTGGAATCCCCCCACTCCCtcccctcaaaaaaaaaaaaatcacacacacacactccaATTCGATTCTCAGATATTGATAAAGTGAAGTTGTGGCAGGACATGATGCAACATATTCAAGCAGAAGGAGGAACAAATGGTGGAATGAGCATTATCAGTACACTTGACTTGCCTGCAGTCGTGTCTTTATAGTATCAATGGGGTACAGAGCTGTTTCTACAACAACACCAGCCGTGCCACCTGCTATAACACCCTCTGCATAAAAAACTAGAGAATTAAAAGGTCTGAAATAGAATTTTTCTATCTGTATAGAATCAAACAACATATATCTCTCATTGGTTAAGGGATGCAAGGGTTAGTCACAAAGGCCAATGTTACCCCATCTGTTGATTGAAGTTCTTAGAAATACATTTCCATAACtgattattcaaataatttggGGGGAAAACACAAGAGGGATTCCATTTCATGCCCATATCTACATTGAACTGAAGTCAGTGGACTTACTTTCAAGAGATAGAGTTCTTGCATTtagggaaaataataataacaatcttCATGTGAGAAATTACTGATGAAGAAAGCAAAAGCATTAATGGCAAAGAAAATCAGGAAATTGAACAAAGTCTTTACGTCTTAAGAGAAATAGGGAGTTACTTCTCTCTTTTTTCCCCTCCTTTTATAGATGATAGCAATTTTTGAAATTGTTTCATAGTTCTCTGTAAATAAAGGTGAACTAAGTTGCAAAGGCACAAAGATGACAGGGTCAGCTATCCTCGCCCACTGGATTGGATTTAAACATCTTCCCTCACTGTGCTCTTTGCAGTAGAGTGTCTAATTGCTAATTACTCTAATGTCTTCTCTTCACAGCATCATGGGGTTCTAACAAGATGATAATTGTTTGTTTGATATGCAAGGTACAATTTATATCATGTTTGGTGTTATTACAAATTCCTGATTCTTTACTTCATCCTTCCAATAAATTGCTGATAAGGAACAAGAATGCAACTTCGTGTCTGCAGCTAGCCCAACGTTCCATGGTATTATCAGCGACAGACAGCAAGACCATCATTGCAGTACTTCTCTTTCACTCAAGTAGCTTCTGATATTTGAGTGTGTGCACATGatttagtgatatggtaattaCTAATAGTTCACCATCAGCTTGAACATACCGAATAATATGCGGAAAAAATCAAATGGTTTCTCTTCTTCCTTATTGATTGAAGCAAAGAACTTTCTTGGGTTCATCGGAagattttccatttttctattAGATGCATCTGCAAAATCAAATTGATTCAGAAAAGAATTAATAGCATACTTACtaatataaaaggaaaatcGAATAATTGCCTACAACCAAACATGAGATTCAATTTATGTAATGCCGTCCCTTCATCCAAATTGCAAGCTTCAATAACTTTACTACGGAGTACTATTTTTATTTGGGTGACGAGGAAACCCGCAGCTACTTGAGGGTGTGCACGGGTAAACCATGTTATTCTGTAATAGCTCGCAAACCACACAGGAGAGGTAAACTACACTAGGAAAAACTTGTGTGATGGGTTCAATCAAGAGGCGGTTGGCAATAATCGAACTCATGACTTTTAAGCACAAGAATCATGCTTCACCCACTTGTCCACTCTTTCGTGGCAACTTACTAATATTTGAGGAGTTTGTTTGGCAAGTTCCAAAATTTCAATAAAATGATAATGCCTTCCCATTTTACTCAAAggtaaacaacaacaaaactgTCCACCAAACTACACACACGAAAACCATGGCTTTACTGATATCCTCTGTTCAAGCCACCAATCAATTAGTAGCATCCTTAGTTGACTAAATTTACAAGCCTGCCTCATTAACACAATCAATATAGCCAGATTCTTTATCCTCCAAATTGCAAGCAAATTCACCAGTAACCTATGGCCATTCAGCATCTACTTCTATCATTTTACATATATACGCAGCGAACAGTAACACAAGTGGCTCAACCAAATGTTTAGCATAAAATTCCAACAAAACTTACCTGGAGCTACCAACGAATTTTTCGCATTTACAGCCAACGTAATAGGTCCCATTGAAGCTCAAAACCTCCCCTCCACATAGAAAATTCAGCCGAAACGGAATTTCAGGTAATTTTCAAAAGcagacaaacaaataaataaaggaaagcTTGAATTATTACAATCTCAAACGTATAAATGTACGTATAGAGAGATAGAGGAAGAGACATACAGTGAAAACTGTGGTGCTTTAATGGCGGCAATCTGGAAGGGAGGCGAGTTGTAGACTTGTAGCAGCTAAGGTGCGAATTCAAGTGAAGTACGCTCCTGGGCTTGTTGCCTGCTTCGAAGCCGTTGCTAACTTGCTATCCTTTTCTTATTtctcaatataaatatatttttatttttattttattgttaaacCGGGTAACTTGTAAGCAATGTTGATGTGTATCTTGTCTACAAAttgtctttttttattatttattttttactttgacctcttttttttttttttgaaaaccaaaaccaaattgGTATATTAGAATAAATGAGCAATAGAGTTAGGAGGAATAACCTCCCAATACATCTGGTCCTCCTGATCAAAACTTATAGAAGCTAAAATATGAGCCCGAGCATTAGAGGATCTCGGGATATAATGAACTGAAACAGAATGAAAAGTAGACATAATAGCCTTGGAGGCCTCTAACGAGAAGCCAACATAAGAATAGACATGACTGTGCTCTGAATTTAAGAGAGAGCGTAGTACGGAGCAATCCGTGAATAAGTGAACCGAATCCAAACCACGATCCTTGAGCCACGATAGAACTTCCTTGCACGCGAGTGACTCCGCCATAAGAGGTGAAAAACATGCCGGGAGACGTGATGCAAAAGCCGCAAGGAATACACCGGAATGCGTCATGAGGACCGCTCCCACCGCGGCAGCCATCGTATGATGATTGAAGCTCGCGTCGAACTGGCAGCAAAGGGAATCGGCATTTAAAGCAATATGGTCGTTTGCGTGAGGAGCAGCCGGCACCGAATGCATGCCGTGAAGTGGAGCAGGTTGGGCAGCTTCCTCGTGATGTGCTTTGCGCCATGCAATTGCAGCCGAATTGGCCATCCTCCACACAGCAGATGGGCGAGGCAACTTGTACTCCCAAACCGCTAGATTTCTTGCCCTCCACAAATGGTATAGTACCGCTATTACAACAAACAAGTGATCATTGGTCAGATTAGAAACAGCCTCACCGAACCAACATGCAAAATTATCCCCAACAACATTTGGTAATTGCAAAGAAGTCTCATGCCACACAAGTTTTGCATAGTCACACACAAGCAATGAGTGCATGGTAGTCTCATGCAAAAGTCCACACATTGGGCATGTTGGATCTAAATCTACTCTCTTTAAAATCAAATTGGTAGTGGTGGGTAAGACATTAGAGAGAGCTTTCCAGAGAAACAACTTCCATTTTGAAGTGCACTTAATCTTCCAAAGATGTAACCATTTATCAAAGCTCCCGGGTTGTGTATCCAGCTCCCCCATAATGCGTCTATATCCCTCTTTCACCGTATAACAACCATGTGTTTCATTTGGCCAATACCAAGAATCCTTGTAAAGAGGGGTGACAGGCACACTTAAAATACGATTGACGTCAGAAGCAGTAAACAAGTCTTGTAAAATCGAAAGATCCCAAGTAGATGAGTCGGGATCAATAAGGCCGGAGACCATTGCACCATCCAATGTATCTGGCATGGGAGTTTGAATCAAGGGAGAAGGATCATCTGGTAACCACGGGTGTCCCCAGATAAGAGTGTCATTCCCATTCCCAATCCTTCTTCTCACACCATTGCAAATAAGTTCATGGGCTGCCATGATGCTTCTCCAGCAGAAACTTGGATTGCTTCCTAACTTAGCATCAATAAAAGAGGATCTGGGGAAATACCTGGCTTTATACACTTGTGCCAGATTGGGGCCTTGTTAGAAACCTCCAGGATTGTTAGAAACCTCCAGGATTGTTTTCCCAGCATTGCAAGATTGAAAGCTCTCAAATCCTTAAACCCCAGACCTCCATACTTTTTGGGCACACACAGTCTATCCCAAGCTTTCCAATGTATACCACTTTGAGTTCCAGAACCCCACCAATACCTATTCATAGCTCTCTCAATAGATTGGCATACAGAAACCGGAAGTAGAAAAACACTCATAGAAAAGGTAGGCATTGATTGAGCCACGCTTTTCAGAAGCACTTCCTTTCCAGCCTGCGAGATCAACCTTTTACTCCAAGAGCTAAATCTTTGCTTAATCTTGTCTTCAATATAAGCGAACACAGCTCTTTTCTCTCTTCCAACAAAAGATGGTAGGCCCAAATATTTCCCAAAATTAGGAGCCTGTGCAACTCCTAAGACAGAAGCTACCTCATCTCTCACAACTCCTGTCGTATTTCTACTGAAACACACACTGGATTTATGAAAGTTTACAGCCTGGCCTGACATGCTTTCATATTCAATGAGACACTGCTTAATTACTCCTGCTTCCTGAATATTCACCTTAAAAAACAATAAGCTGTCATCtgcaaaaaacaaatgtgagatgGGCGGGGCACCACGAGCGACTCTGCAACCATGTATAGCCCCCCTGGCTTCTGCTTGCTGTAATAGTAAAGAAAGGCCCTCCgcacaaataataaacaagtATGGAGATAAAGGATCACCTTGTCTAATACCTCTCGTGGGAGAAATTTGACCAACACTTTTACCATTCACCATGAAATTGTATGACACAGTTGTGACACAAAGCATCAACAAATTAATCCACTGATCAGCAAACCCCAAAACTTTAAGCATGTGACGCAAGAATGGCCACTCCATGCGGTCATATGCCTTTGCCATATCCAATTTTAGAGCTCCCCAACCACCCATACCACACTGCTTTCTGTTTAGAAAATGCCCCACCTCAGCTGCAATCAGAATATTGTCAGTGATAAGCCTATTCGGTATAAAAGCACTCTGGGAGTCCGAGATAATATTCTCCAGAAAGGGTTTCATTCTATTTGCCACCATCTTGGCCATGATCTTATAAACCACATTACACAAGGCAATGGGTCGTAGATCAGAGACCATCTCCGGGTGATTCTTCTTGGGGATCAAAACAACATTAGTATTGTTTAAACCATTCGGGAGAGAGCAATTAGACAGACAATCCAGCACAAAACTAGTGACATCCTCTCCCACCACATCCCAATAATGTTGATAGAACCCAGGATTCATCCCATCTGGTCCTGGAGCTTTATCAGGGAACATTGAAAACAAAGCCATCTTCACTTCCTCTAGCTGAAAAGGTTTAAGCAAAACCTCATTCTGGTCTGGGGTCACACGAGGTAGAACAGAAGCAGCAAAAGAATCCATAGCAGAAACAGAATTGGAAGATGCGAAAATCTCACCAAAGTAATTTAGCACAAGAGTATTCAACTCATCCTCCTCCACCCACACACCAGAATTATTTTTCAAACGAGATaaagaatttttctttttacgaGCAGAGGCATACCTGTGAAAGAATTTGGTATTAGCATCTGCATGCTGCAACCAATGTTGTTTTGCTCTCTGACGCCAGAAAACTTCCTCCTGTTTTTCCAACCGGCACAGCTCAATCTCCAGCTCCTGATATTTAGACAAGGAAACTGCATCAATACAACCATGTAGCTGAGCTTGCTCCTTCTTCAAATTCCGGATCCTTTCACCAAACTTATGAAAATGGTCACCACCCCAACGCTCTAATTTTTTGCCACAATAATGTAAGCAATCCATTAAGCCCTCACCTCGCCCTTCCTGCCAAGCAATCTCAACTTGCTGTCTACAGCCTTCATCATGGATCCATGCCATCTCAAATCTGAACTGCTTGTGTCCGTCAGAATGAAACCCGCGTTCCTTCACCCCCAGAAAGAGGGCAGAATGATCAGAGTTGCGAGTTAGAATATTATGGACAGTAGCAGCCGGAAGGGAATCACACCAATCTGCACGAGCTAAAACTTTGTCAAGACGCTCCTCCATCCAACCCTGTGTGCCTTTTCCCCTTCCCCACGTGAATTGATGACCAATCATGGGTAATTGGAATAAACCACAATCATCAAGAGTCTCCCCGAAACCGCGTAGAAGACCATCCGGATGTGGGTTACCTCCTCTCTTCTCGTGCTGAAACAGGAGATCATTAAAATCTCCAAGAACCACCCATGGCAGAGATGATCTTCCCGCTAACGCTCTCAAAAGATCCCAAGCATCATTCCTACGATTTCTCTCCGGAAAACCATAGAAACCAGTCATTCTCCAAGTCCCTAGACCAGTCACACAGACCTCAACATCAACATGGTTAGAAGAAAAACTCAGCAATCTGGCTGTGTTATTTCTCCTCCAAAATAGAGCCAATCCACCACTACGGCCAACAGAATCAACATAAAATAATCCCTCAAAAGCAATCTTAACTCGGAGCCTTTCTGCATGTTCCCGACTCACTTTAGTCTCCATGAGGAAGACAAACTCAGGCTTCTTACGGGACACTAAGTCCACAACTTCGCGAACTGTtcgtggattgcccaagccacgacagttccaactcAGCGTACTCATGATGATGGGCGGGCCTGTGAACCAGTGCCCGCCACCTGCAAGTTTTTTGGAACCTCGGTCATAACAACATCCGTACCCCCTGACCCATGACGTCTCGTGCCACCACCCGAACCCTCCCGTCTACGCTTAACAATTGCAACCACTGGTGCATCGGCATTACTGCTTTGCGGAACAACAACAGCCACCGAACGTGACTCATGGCCGGCCGAAGCGGAACCAGACCCGTCCTCCATCCGCGGTCGTCTCCCCACCGGCACAAGCCAACTATCACCGACACCACGAGGTCCCCGACGCAGCCCCGCTCGCAACTCAGGGCCGAAAAGGTAATGCTCTACCGGAATCCTTGCCTCACGGGCTTTCAAGCAGAATTTATGCACATGACCTATCATTCCGCAGAAGAAACAATAGTTATGTAGACGTTCATACTTGAAATTAACCCAACACCAAGATTTATCTCGTTTTAACAATTTCATACGCCTCTTGATTGGCTTATCAACCGACAAAGCCACACGTACACGATAAAAATCAAGCCAAGGTGCACCCGCAAACCGCTCATCATGTTTCACGAATGTCCCGAGATAGTTACCAACTTGCTCAAGAATCAAGCTTGACGTGTATCCAAACGGTAAATCATGTAGCTGCACCCACATGTCAACCGTATCAAGTGCGACATTCCCTGGCAGCATGCCCTCCGGCACAGCCCTACAGACTAGGGTATGATTCTCGTACGACCAAGGGCCTTCATCTAACACATATTGCAGGTCCGACTCATGAAAGAACACAAACATGAATAGGTTCGGTTGTAACTCAGTAACTTGAACTCCCTTCACCGGTTGCCAGACAGAAGCAAGGACCTGTCGCATGTATTCGAGCTTTATCAGCTTAGATGTCAGAAAGCGTCCTACCATCGGCCACGAAACATGCACGGCATCATACCCATCTCCAGCGCCAACATGAACAGGTTCAAACGCAGCATCTTCCTCCTCCAAAGCCATGTCTGCCCACCGAGTTGCAAGCCTGCCCATGTCGTCATCCTCTCTACACGCCATGACTACACCAGCGTGGAAGCAGCGAAGAAACAAACGAAGAAAGAACGAAGAAAGAAAACCGGCTCCGAAGCCGGAAAAAGCAAAAAAGTCGACGGAAACCCTAGCACAGACTAGGAGAGACGAGAAACCCTAGAGATCCTAGGAAGAAAAAATAACCCTTTTTTTACTTTGACCTCTTAAATTAATgggaaaatgatgaaataaattcTCCAACTTTACCTAAAAGTCATTAGacccctaaactttttaaagtgacaattaaatttatcaacattgtattttagtaccaacaaaatttaaaaaccgATTAGTGACACATGTCACTAGTATCCCGATCAAATTTCTAGCAcacttagagcatccttatcaatggagttttttcgcggtatTGAGAAGTTtctgtaagtgtgattaggaaatatAATATAGAATGAGCAAATGTCAGGCACGCCTGACGCGTCCAACGGGCGCGTGCAGCTAGGCGCATTTGTGTGTTCCACGCACGTTTGTGCTGCTGCAGTTAATAAGAGGTGGGACCCCCTTTTATGAATAAACCCAAACACTTGCAGAAGCTTTCTCCCCCCTCTCTCCTCCCTCTCTCCTCCCCTCTCTCCTTTCACATGGCACTTTTTCTGCAATAACCCATACAATATCTGCTGATAAGGGTGCCCTTAGGCCATATTCCTTATACAACAGTCACCGAAGAAGGCAACCCACGAGTTACCTTTTCTCACCGGAGAAGACAACCCAACAAACAAATTACTAGTTGAAATTCTTAAGCTGTCTGAACAAAGCTTGTAGTTACTAGTTAAAAGTGGATatcataaacaaattaaatgagtaCAATAAGATAAACACGCATAAATTGTTCATAACTtatccaaataaaataaataaataaatacactactaaaaattaaatttagaacCTCTAataatttgaacaattctattgCCTCTAATTTCAACTCTATTACATACTTTTGTCGTTGCTGTATGTACGTGAATTTCATTTTggtctgttttgttttttgaaaaggaGTGATTGCCCATAATCCTCTCCGTTTGACTGTGGTTGTCCCGCGTTCTCTCTGCGACTCCACCGGTTCTGATCTCCTATCTCCCTCGCGCAAGCCCACAGCCCTTCCCCGCACAACACATCCACCCATTAATTACCATCCCTCAAATGCGTTCCATCTCGACCCGAGCACCATCATTTCTTTCATGCCCGCCCAGCCTCCTCAACGCAACCACACCATGCAGCCCGTCGTTGGCGTCAGGCTCGCAATATGGGCCGGTTTCGCCCTCGTTTTGCTGACGGCCACCTCGCCGGCGGTGCATGGGCTGGGCGTAAACTGGGGCAACCAAGCCGCCCAGGTCCTCAACCCTGCCATCATCGTCCAGATGCTCAAGGACAACCACATTGACAAGGTCAAGCTCTTCGACTCCGACCACTG
This portion of the Ipomoea triloba cultivar NCNSP0323 chromosome 5, ASM357664v1 genome encodes:
- the LOC116020681 gene encoding S-adenosylmethionine carrier 1, chloroplastic/mitochondrial; the encoded protein is MGPITLAVNAKNSLVAPDASNRKMENLPMNPRKFFASINKEEEKPFDFFRILFEGVIAGGTAGVVVETALYPIDTIKTRLQAAQGGGRIALKGLYSGLAGNLAGVLPASAVFVGVYEPTKKKLLKAIPEKFSAVAHLTAGAIGGFAASLIRVPTEVVKQRMQTGQFASPPDAVRLIVSKEGFKGLYAGYGSFLLRDLPFDAIQFCIYEQLRIGYKKAARRDLNDPENAIIGAFAGALTGAITTPLDVVKTRLMIQGSSNQYKGIVDCVQTIVREEGPQALLKGIGPRVLWIGIGGSIFFGVLESTKRYLEQRRPSSHQNEMPKQE
- the LOC116020508 gene encoding uncharacterized protein LOC116020508, translating into MHSVPAAPHANDHIALNADSLCCQFDASFNHHTMAAAVGAVLMTHSGVFLAAFASRLPACFSPLMAESLACKEVLSWLKDRGLDSVHLFTDCSVLRSLLNSEHSHVYSYVGFSLEASKAIMSTFHSVSVHYIPRSSNARAHILASISFDQEDQMYWEVIPPNSIAHLF